From one Streptomyces sp. NBC_01478 genomic stretch:
- the lexA gene encoding transcriptional repressor LexA has translation MTTTADSATITAQDRSQGRLEPVHAMNEAANPEGHKRSLPGRPPGIRADSSGLTDRQRRVIEVIRDSVQRRGYPPSMREIGQAVGLSSTSSVAHQLMALERKGFLRRDPHRPRAYEVRGSDQSSSVQPTDTAGKPAASYVPLVGRIAAGGPILAEESVEDVFPLPRQLVGDGELFVLKVVGDSMIEAAICDGDWVTVRRQPVAENGDIVAAMLEGEATVKRFKREDGHVWLLPHNSAYEPIPGDDATILGKVVAVLRRV, from the coding sequence GTGACCACCACCGCAGACAGTGCCACCATCACTGCCCAGGATCGCTCCCAGGGCCGACTCGAGCCGGTGCATGCAATGAACGAAGCCGCGAATCCCGAGGGACACAAGCGCTCCCTGCCGGGCCGACCTCCCGGCATCCGGGCGGACAGCTCGGGACTCACGGACCGGCAGCGCCGGGTGATCGAGGTCATCAGGGACTCGGTGCAGCGACGGGGCTACCCGCCGTCGATGCGCGAGATCGGCCAGGCCGTGGGCCTGTCCAGCACATCCTCGGTCGCACACCAACTGATGGCACTGGAGCGCAAGGGCTTCCTGCGCCGCGACCCGCACCGCCCGCGCGCGTACGAGGTCCGCGGCAGCGACCAGTCCTCGTCGGTGCAGCCCACGGACACCGCGGGCAAGCCCGCCGCGTCGTACGTCCCGCTGGTGGGCCGGATCGCCGCCGGTGGCCCGATCCTCGCCGAGGAGTCGGTCGAGGACGTCTTCCCCCTCCCCCGCCAACTGGTCGGTGACGGTGAGCTGTTCGTCCTCAAGGTCGTCGGTGACTCGATGATCGAGGCCGCGATCTGCGACGGCGACTGGGTGACCGTGCGCCGCCAGCCGGTCGCCGAGAACGGCGACATCGTGGCCGCCATGCTCGAAGGCGAGGCCACCGTCAAGCGCTTCAAGCGCGAGGACGGCCACGTCTGGCTCCTCCCGCACAACTCGGCCTACGAGCCGATCCCCGGCGACGACGCGACGATCCTCGGCAAGGTGGTGGCGGTGCTGCGGCGCGTGTGA
- the nrdR gene encoding transcriptional regulator NrdR, which translates to MHCPFCRHPDSRVVDSRTTDDGTSIRRRRQCPDCSRRFTTVETCSLMVVKRSGVTEPFSRTKVINGVRKACQGRPVTEDALAQLGQRVEEAVRATGSAELTTHDVGLAILGPLQELDLVAYLRFASVYRAFNSLEDFEAAIVELREATPGPAADDEDAVSGSQQDDGGSGGTVQVPVPAHSAD; encoded by the coding sequence ATGCACTGCCCCTTCTGCAGGCACCCCGACAGCCGTGTCGTCGACAGCCGTACGACCGATGACGGCACGTCGATCCGCCGGCGCCGCCAGTGCCCTGACTGCTCCCGTCGTTTCACGACCGTGGAGACGTGCTCGCTCATGGTGGTCAAGCGGTCCGGAGTCACCGAGCCTTTCAGCCGCACCAAGGTCATCAACGGTGTGCGCAAGGCATGCCAGGGACGGCCTGTCACCGAGGACGCACTCGCCCAGCTCGGCCAGCGGGTCGAAGAGGCGGTGCGGGCCACCGGAAGCGCCGAACTGACCACCCATGACGTCGGGTTGGCCATACTCGGCCCGTTGCAGGAGCTCGACCTCGTCGCCTATCTGCGATTCGCCTCCGTCTACCGGGCGTTCAACTCGCTCGAGGACTTCGAGGCCGCGATCGTGGAACTGCGGGAAGCGACGCCAGGCCCCGCCGCGGACGACGAAGACGCGGTATCGGGGAGCCAGCAAGACGACGGCGGGTCCGGAGGGACTGTTCAGGTCCCCGTGCCCGCCCACTCCGCCGACTGA
- a CDS encoding vitamin B12-dependent ribonucleotide reductase has protein sequence MTETASGPARGSRAKGTKATKGLRIERIHTTPGVHPYDEVEWERRDVVMTNWRDGSVNFEQRGVEFPAEWAVNAVNIVTSKYFRGAVGTPQREVSLKQLIDRIVKTYRKAGEDHKYFASPADAEIFEHELAYALLHQVFSFNSPVWFNVGTPQPQQVSACFILAVDDSMESILDWYKEEGMIFKGGSGAGLNLSRIRSSKELLSSGGNASGPVSFMRGADASAGTIKSGGATRRAAKMVILDVDHPDIEDFIQTKVKEEEKIRALRDAGFDMDLGGDDITSVQYQNANNSVRVNDTFMKAVENGDKFGLTSRMTGEVIEEVDAKELFRKMAEAAWACADPGIQYDDTINQWHTCPESGRINGSNPCSEYMHLDNTSCNLASLNLMKFLKDDGKGHQSFEVERFAKVVELVITAMDISICFADFPTQKIGENTRAFRQLGIGYANLGALLMATGHAYDSDGGRALAGAITSLMTGTSYKRSAELAAVVGPYDGYARNEQPHLRVMKQHADANAVAPRADDLDTPIWAAATESWQDVLHLGEKNGFRNSQASVIAPTGTIGLAMSCDTTGLEPDLALVKFKKLVGGGSMQIVNGTVPQALRRMGYQEEQIEAIVAHIADNGNVIDAPGLKQEHYEVFDCAMGERSISAMGHVRMMAAIQPWISGALSKTVNLPETATVEDVEEVYFEAWKLGVKALAIYRDNCKVGQPLSAKTKEKEKVEVTAKAEETIRTAVEKVVEYRPVRKRLPKGRPGITTSFTVGGAEGYMTANSYPDDGLGEVFLKMSKQGSTLAGMMDAFSIAVSVGLQYGVPLETYVSKFTNMRFEPAGMTDDPDVRMAQSIVDYIFRRLALDFLPFETRSALGIHSAEERQRHLETGSYEPTEDEVDVEGLAQSAPLAQELKAVAPPKAVAEAPKPAPQQAHTSAELVEMQLGIQADAPLCFSCGTKMQRAGSCYICEGCGSTSGCS, from the coding sequence ATGACAGAGACGGCGAGCGGTCCGGCACGAGGTTCCCGCGCGAAGGGCACCAAGGCCACCAAGGGACTGCGCATCGAGCGTATTCACACCACCCCTGGCGTGCATCCGTACGACGAGGTGGAGTGGGAGCGTCGTGACGTCGTCATGACCAACTGGCGCGACGGCTCGGTCAATTTCGAGCAGCGTGGCGTCGAGTTCCCCGCCGAGTGGGCGGTGAACGCGGTCAACATCGTCACCAGCAAGTACTTCCGCGGCGCTGTGGGCACCCCGCAGCGCGAGGTGAGCCTCAAGCAGCTCATCGACCGCATCGTGAAGACGTATCGGAAGGCCGGCGAGGACCACAAGTACTTCGCCTCGCCCGCCGACGCCGAGATCTTCGAGCACGAGCTGGCGTACGCCCTCCTGCACCAGGTCTTCAGCTTCAACAGCCCCGTCTGGTTCAACGTCGGGACCCCGCAGCCCCAGCAGGTCTCGGCCTGCTTCATCCTGGCCGTCGACGACTCCATGGAGTCGATCCTCGACTGGTACAAGGAAGAGGGCATGATCTTCAAGGGCGGTTCCGGCGCCGGCCTGAACCTGTCCCGCATCCGCTCCTCCAAGGAGCTGCTCTCCTCCGGTGGCAACGCCTCCGGTCCGGTCTCCTTCATGCGCGGCGCCGACGCCTCCGCGGGCACCATCAAGTCCGGTGGCGCCACCCGCCGCGCGGCCAAGATGGTCATCCTGGACGTCGACCACCCCGACATCGAGGACTTCATCCAGACCAAGGTCAAGGAAGAAGAGAAGATCCGCGCGCTGCGTGACGCGGGCTTCGACATGGACCTCGGCGGCGACGACATCACGTCGGTGCAGTACCAGAACGCCAACAACTCGGTCCGAGTGAACGACACGTTCATGAAGGCCGTCGAGAACGGCGACAAGTTCGGCCTGACGTCCCGTATGACCGGCGAGGTCATCGAGGAGGTCGACGCCAAGGAGCTCTTCCGCAAGATGGCCGAGGCCGCCTGGGCCTGCGCCGACCCGGGCATCCAGTACGACGACACCATCAACCAGTGGCACACGTGCCCGGAGTCCGGCCGTATCAACGGCTCGAACCCGTGCAGCGAGTACATGCACCTGGACAACACGTCGTGCAACCTCGCCTCGCTGAACCTGATGAAGTTCCTGAAGGACGACGGCAAGGGCCACCAGTCCTTCGAGGTCGAGCGCTTCGCCAAGGTCGTCGAGCTCGTCATCACCGCGATGGACATCTCCATCTGCTTCGCGGACTTCCCGACGCAGAAGATCGGCGAGAACACGCGCGCGTTCCGCCAGCTCGGCATCGGCTACGCCAACCTCGGCGCCCTGCTGATGGCGACCGGCCACGCGTACGACTCCGACGGCGGCCGTGCCCTCGCGGGTGCCATCACCTCCCTGATGACCGGCACGTCGTACAAGCGTTCCGCCGAACTCGCCGCGGTCGTCGGCCCGTACGACGGCTACGCCCGCAACGAGCAGCCGCACCTGCGTGTCATGAAGCAGCACGCCGACGCCAACGCCGTGGCCCCGCGCGCGGACGACCTGGACACGCCCATCTGGGCCGCGGCCACGGAGTCCTGGCAGGACGTGCTGCACCTCGGCGAGAAGAACGGTTTCCGTAACTCGCAGGCGTCCGTCATCGCCCCGACCGGCACCATCGGTCTCGCGATGTCCTGCGACACCACCGGACTTGAGCCCGACCTCGCCCTGGTCAAGTTCAAGAAGCTGGTCGGCGGCGGCTCGATGCAGATCGTCAACGGCACCGTCCCGCAGGCCCTGCGTCGCATGGGCTACCAGGAGGAGCAGATCGAGGCGATCGTCGCCCACATCGCCGACAACGGCAATGTGATCGACGCCCCGGGCCTCAAGCAGGAGCACTACGAGGTGTTCGACTGCGCCATGGGCGAGCGTTCCATCTCCGCGATGGGCCACGTGCGCATGATGGCCGCGATCCAGCCCTGGATCTCCGGCGCGCTCTCCAAGACGGTCAACCTGCCGGAGACGGCGACCGTCGAGGACGTCGAAGAGGTCTACTTCGAGGCGTGGAAGCTGGGCGTCAAGGCGCTCGCGATCTACCGCGACAACTGCAAGGTCGGCCAGCCCCTCTCCGCCAAGACCAAGGAGAAGGAGAAGGTCGAGGTCACCGCCAAGGCCGAGGAGACCATCCGCACCGCGGTCGAGAAGGTCGTCGAGTACCGCCCCGTCCGCAAGCGTCTCCCCAAGGGCCGCCCGGGCATCACGACCTCCTTCACGGTCGGCGGCGCCGAGGGCTACATGACCGCCAACTCCTACCCGGACGACGGTCTCGGCGAGGTCTTCCTGAAGATGTCCAAGCAGGGCTCGACCCTCGCGGGCATGATGGACGCCTTCTCGATCGCCGTCTCCGTAGGCCTGCAGTACGGCGTGCCCCTGGAGACGTACGTCTCGAAGTTCACGAACATGCGCTTCGAGCCGGCCGGCATGACGGACGACCCGGACGTGCGGATGGCGCAGTCGATCGTCGACTACATCTTCCGTCGCCTGGCGCTCGACTTCCTGCCCTTCGAGACGCGCTCCGCGCTCGGCATCCACTCCGCCGAGGAGCGTCAGCGTCACCTGGAGACCGGTTCGTACGAGCCGACGGAGGACGAGGTCGACGTAGAGGGCCTGGCCCAGTCGGCGCCGCTCGCCCAGGAGTTGAAGGCCGTGGCCCCGCCGAAGGCCGTGGCCGAGGCGCCCAAGCCCGCTCCGCAGCAGGCGCACACCAGCGCCGAACTGGTGGAGATGCAGCTCGGCATCCAGGCCGACGCCCCGCTGTGCTTCTCCTGCGGTACGAAGATGCAGCGGGCCGGTTCCTGCTACATCTGCGAGGGGTGCGGCTCGACCAGCGGATGTAGCTGA
- a CDS encoding DUF6215 domain-containing protein, with the protein MSDDSVEPERGMGAGAQAVAAVVLVGGVVGGMWGLGEVLPKTTSQDSKPATCSASTDKTLPARYASPKALCTALNRADLPVLLGTPDEHAESASGSAGWMTLAGGTKIASPEADVDLETYSVRLSASYDDIPITEAARYVDSTSQVKTVLGHPAVLYSDRTIAISFSLGGGKASTGPGGIARSLLVSTSAKDGGDSFEISIWRQDDVPPDDEALFRIAEEVLPTVPGWTAG; encoded by the coding sequence ATGAGCGACGATTCCGTCGAGCCCGAAAGAGGTATGGGGGCGGGGGCCCAGGCGGTCGCGGCGGTGGTGCTGGTCGGGGGTGTCGTGGGCGGCATGTGGGGACTTGGGGAAGTCCTGCCGAAGACGACGTCACAGGACAGCAAACCGGCGACCTGCTCGGCGAGCACGGACAAGACACTGCCGGCGCGGTACGCCTCACCGAAGGCGCTCTGTACGGCGCTGAACCGCGCGGACCTTCCGGTGCTCCTGGGGACTCCGGACGAACACGCGGAGAGCGCCTCGGGCAGTGCGGGCTGGATGACGCTCGCGGGGGGCACCAAGATCGCCAGCCCCGAGGCAGACGTGGACCTGGAGACCTATTCGGTGCGGCTGTCGGCGTCCTACGACGACATTCCCATCACCGAGGCGGCCCGCTACGTGGACTCGACCTCGCAGGTGAAGACGGTCCTGGGGCACCCGGCGGTCCTCTACTCGGACCGGACGATCGCCATCAGCTTCAGTCTCGGCGGGGGCAAGGCCAGTACGGGCCCCGGGGGCATCGCCCGCAGCCTGCTGGTCTCCACGAGCGCGAAGGACGGGGGCGACTCCTTCGAGATATCCATCTGGCGGCAGGACGACGTGCCACCGGATGACGAGGCGCTGTTCCGCATCGCCGAGGAGGTGCTGCCGACGGTCCCGGGCTGGACCGCCGGCTGA
- a CDS encoding TerD family protein gives MNGLSKGIRKAEVGLQWDPSPTGQPPVDLDIVATTYVAGDPHGAPAYAVHFDSRSPDGTIYLNRDSKDGKGFGWDEVMTLELDRLADRYARVVVGVVIQQRAAHRTFVNVLNPKLRIREGYTVLTEHDFGDVLGATAATVGEFVRDESGGWDFHPGIRGFEDDPATFTRTMGKA, from the coding sequence GTGAACGGCCTCAGCAAGGGGATCCGCAAGGCCGAAGTCGGGCTCCAGTGGGATCCGAGTCCCACCGGGCAGCCGCCCGTCGATCTGGACATCGTCGCCACCACCTATGTGGCGGGTGATCCGCACGGCGCTCCCGCGTATGCGGTGCACTTCGACAGCCGCTCCCCCGACGGCACCATCTATCTCAACCGGGACAGCAAGGACGGCAAGGGCTTCGGCTGGGACGAGGTCATGACGCTGGAGCTGGACCGGCTCGCCGACCGGTACGCGCGCGTGGTGGTCGGCGTCGTCATCCAACAGCGTGCCGCCCACCGCACGTTCGTCAACGTCCTCAACCCGAAGCTGCGGATCCGCGAGGGGTACACCGTCCTCACCGAGCACGACTTCGGTGACGTCCTCGGTGCGACGGCGGCGACGGTCGGGGAGTTCGTCCGGGACGAGTCCGGAGGCTGGGACTTCCATCCCGGCATCCGGGGCTTCGAGGACGATCCCGCGACCTTCACCAGGACGATGGGCAAGGCGTAG
- a CDS encoding YdbC family protein, protein MLVKWIRCTVVDRRGFERGQRKWAGLLGEPGFRGQGGGWSRARPGVAHIFAFWESRAFYDSFMARSHDRLASSQAGTFKDAQVKLFDHRFDVKTGFEPRFTDADLVRVALCRVHEERAEHFTLMQEKVWNPAMAGSPGMLRGLFGEAPEHEFMVLSMWHSAAEHGKYRTERVERLALRAQIEADIVSLTGDIVQLEPSWIV, encoded by the coding sequence GTGCTGGTCAAGTGGATTCGCTGCACCGTGGTGGACCGCCGCGGCTTCGAGCGCGGGCAGCGAAAGTGGGCGGGGCTTCTGGGGGAGCCGGGATTTCGGGGACAGGGGGGAGGCTGGAGCAGAGCGCGGCCAGGAGTGGCGCACATTTTCGCGTTCTGGGAAAGCCGTGCCTTCTACGACTCGTTCATGGCCCGATCACATGACCGACTGGCCTCGTCTCAGGCGGGCACCTTCAAGGACGCCCAGGTCAAGCTGTTCGACCATCGCTTCGACGTGAAGACAGGTTTCGAGCCGCGCTTCACCGATGCCGACCTGGTGCGGGTGGCCCTGTGCCGAGTCCACGAGGAGCGCGCCGAACACTTCACGCTGATGCAGGAGAAGGTCTGGAACCCGGCGATGGCCGGTTCCCCCGGCATGCTCCGGGGGCTCTTCGGCGAGGCACCGGAACACGAGTTCATGGTGCTGTCGATGTGGCACTCGGCCGCCGAGCACGGCAAGTACCGCACCGAACGGGTGGAGCGGCTCGCACTGAGGGCCCAGATCGAGGCGGACATCGTGTCGCTCACGGGGGACATCGTGCAGTTGGAACCGAGCTGGATAGTTTGA
- a CDS encoding histidine phosphatase family protein, whose protein sequence is MARPRRIVLVRHGESTGNVDDTVYEREPDHSLALTDQGWRQAEETGKRLREVFGRERISVYVSPYRRTHETFRAFHLDPDLVRVREEPRLREQDWGNWQDRDDVRLQKAYRDAYGHFFYRFAQGESGADVYDRVGGFLESLYRSFEAPDHPPNVLLVTHGLAMRLFCMRWFHWTVAEFESLSNPGNAEMRMLVLGDDGRYALDRPFDSWRDPEPYGISG, encoded by the coding sequence ATGGCACGACCACGGCGCATCGTCCTTGTCCGGCACGGCGAGTCAACGGGCAATGTTGATGACACCGTCTACGAGCGTGAACCCGACCATTCCCTGGCGCTGACCGACCAGGGTTGGCGGCAGGCTGAGGAGACCGGCAAACGGCTGCGGGAGGTCTTCGGCCGCGAGCGCATCAGCGTGTACGTCTCCCCGTACCGCCGTACGCACGAGACCTTCCGCGCCTTCCACCTCGACCCCGACCTCGTCCGCGTACGCGAGGAACCCCGGCTGCGCGAGCAGGACTGGGGGAACTGGCAGGACCGGGACGACGTACGCCTCCAGAAGGCGTACCGGGACGCGTACGGGCACTTCTTCTACCGCTTCGCCCAGGGCGAGTCCGGCGCCGACGTGTACGACCGCGTGGGCGGCTTCCTGGAGAGCCTGTACCGCAGCTTCGAGGCCCCCGACCACCCGCCGAACGTGCTCCTGGTGACCCACGGCCTGGCGATGCGGCTGTTCTGCATGCGCTGGTTCCACTGGACGGTCGCGGAGTTCGAGTCACTGTCGAATCCGGGGAACGCCGAGATGCGGATGCTCGTTCTGGGAGACGACGGCAGGTACGCGCTGGACCGGCCGTTCGACAGTTGGCGAGACCCGGAGCCGTACGGGATCAGTGGATAG
- a CDS encoding ADP-ribosylglycohydrolase family protein — MTSDSSPDHPDLDSSDSPGSPDARLGRALASLRGLAVGDALGSQFFVPANHPLLKRRELPPAPWQWTDDTEMAASVVAVLADHQRIDQDALAHSFAQHHDFDRGYGPAVNRLLRLVREGGDWRELSAALFNGQGSWGNGAAMRIAPLGAWYADDPEQATHQAEISAYPTHQHREAVVGAMAVAAAAALAAAPDGPPGPEALLDGVIALVPKSAVGAGLRRARDMLDYADPGTVAAVLGCGRRTSAHDTVPFALWSAARGLGDYEGAFWATSQVGGDVDTTCAIVGGVIAGGKAGTPPAGWVEQTEALPGWVPTSG; from the coding sequence ATGACCTCTGACTCCTCTCCCGACCATCCCGACCTCGACTCTTCAGATTCTCCCGGCTCTCCCGACGCGCGTCTGGGCCGAGCCCTGGCCAGCCTGCGGGGGCTGGCCGTGGGGGACGCGCTGGGCTCGCAGTTCTTCGTGCCCGCGAACCACCCGCTGCTCAAGCGCCGCGAACTGCCTCCGGCTCCTTGGCAGTGGACGGACGACACGGAGATGGCCGCCTCCGTGGTCGCCGTCCTGGCAGACCACCAACGCATCGACCAGGACGCCCTGGCGCATTCCTTCGCCCAGCACCACGACTTCGACCGCGGCTACGGCCCTGCGGTCAACCGACTCCTGCGCCTTGTCCGCGAAGGCGGTGACTGGCGCGAGCTGTCCGCCGCGCTCTTCAACGGTCAGGGGTCTTGGGGGAATGGTGCGGCGATGCGGATCGCGCCCCTGGGCGCCTGGTACGCGGACGACCCAGAGCAGGCCACCCACCAGGCGGAGATCTCCGCCTACCCCACACACCAGCACCGTGAGGCCGTCGTCGGCGCCATGGCCGTCGCCGCGGCCGCCGCGCTGGCCGCGGCCCCCGACGGCCCGCCCGGCCCCGAGGCACTCCTCGACGGCGTCATCGCACTCGTACCGAAGAGCGCGGTCGGCGCGGGCCTTCGGCGCGCCCGGGACATGCTCGACTACGCCGATCCGGGCACCGTCGCGGCCGTACTGGGCTGCGGACGCCGTACGTCCGCTCATGACACGGTCCCCTTCGCGCTCTGGTCGGCCGCGCGTGGCCTGGGCGACTACGAGGGGGCGTTCTGGGCCACCTCCCAAGTCGGCGGGGATGTGGACACCACCTGCGCGATCGTGGGCGGCGTGATCGCCGGCGGGAAGGCGGGGACGCCGCCCGCCGGGTGGGTGGAGCAGACGGAGGCGCTGCCGGGCTGGGTTCCGACGTCCGGCTGA
- a CDS encoding MFS transporter codes for MTTSQLIQDPKPGAARREGHPGIALAVIAACQLMVVLDATIVNIALPHIQAALSFSTTDLTWVVSAYTLTFGGLLLLGGRAGDILGRRRVFTTGILLFTFASLLGGLAQEPWQLLAARVLQGVGGAIASPTSLALITTTFPEGPERNRAFGVFAAVSAGGGAIGLLAGGMLTEWLDWRWVLFVNVPIGLLIAVLTPLYISESERHTGRFDIAGALTSTAGMASLVYGFIRAADKGWRDSLTIGSFGAAAVLLLGFVIIESRAKEPITPLRMFADRNRSGTYVIMLSLAAAMFGMFFYIVLFVQNMLGYSPIQAGLAFLPVTVVIAAGAGLSQQFLPRFGPRPFMLVGSALAVIGLAWQTLISSDSSYVGGVLGPMLVFGFGMGLNFVTLTITAVSGVAPHEAGAASALLNAMQQVGGSLGLSILTTVFGSASRDEAKKQLPKFLAHGSAEQKAEFGKTHQLPAPWGHEVLAHGISTAFIPAAAMAVLALVTAWLVIRVRKSDLDALAGTAGPGIG; via the coding sequence GTGACGACCTCTCAGTTGATTCAGGACCCAAAACCAGGAGCGGCCCGCCGGGAGGGGCATCCCGGCATCGCGCTCGCGGTCATCGCGGCCTGCCAACTCATGGTGGTACTCGACGCGACGATTGTGAACATCGCGCTCCCGCACATTCAAGCCGCGCTCAGCTTCAGCACCACCGACCTCACGTGGGTCGTCAGCGCCTACACGCTCACCTTCGGTGGTCTGCTGCTTCTCGGCGGCCGGGCCGGCGACATCCTCGGTCGGCGCCGGGTGTTCACCACCGGCATCCTGCTCTTCACCTTCGCCTCGCTGCTCGGCGGACTCGCCCAGGAACCATGGCAGTTGCTGGCCGCGCGCGTCCTGCAGGGCGTGGGTGGCGCGATCGCGTCGCCCACCTCGCTGGCGCTCATCACCACCACGTTCCCCGAAGGCCCGGAGCGGAACAGGGCGTTCGGAGTCTTCGCCGCGGTCTCGGCGGGTGGCGGCGCGATCGGTCTGCTCGCGGGCGGCATGCTCACCGAGTGGCTCGACTGGCGCTGGGTGCTCTTCGTCAATGTGCCGATCGGCCTGCTGATCGCCGTACTCACGCCGCTGTACATCAGTGAGTCCGAACGGCACACCGGCCGGTTCGACATCGCGGGCGCGCTCACCTCGACGGCGGGTATGGCCTCCCTCGTGTACGGCTTCATCCGCGCGGCGGACAAGGGGTGGCGCGACAGCCTGACCATCGGGTCCTTCGGTGCGGCGGCCGTCCTGTTGCTGGGCTTCGTGATCATCGAGTCCAGGGCCAAGGAGCCGATCACCCCGCTGAGGATGTTCGCCGACCGCAACCGCTCGGGCACGTACGTGATCATGCTGAGCCTGGCCGCCGCGATGTTCGGCATGTTCTTCTACATCGTGCTCTTCGTGCAGAACATGCTGGGGTACAGCCCGATCCAGGCGGGTCTCGCCTTCCTGCCGGTGACGGTCGTGATCGCGGCCGGCGCGGGGCTGTCCCAGCAGTTCCTGCCGAGGTTCGGGCCACGGCCGTTCATGCTCGTCGGCTCGGCCCTCGCGGTGATCGGGCTGGCCTGGCAGACCCTCATCAGCTCGGACAGTTCGTACGTCGGCGGAGTGCTCGGCCCCATGCTGGTGTTCGGCTTCGGCATGGGCCTGAACTTCGTGACGCTGACGATCACCGCGGTGTCGGGTGTCGCCCCGCACGAGGCAGGCGCGGCGTCCGCGCTGCTCAACGCCATGCAGCAGGTGGGCGGTTCGCTCGGTCTGTCCATCCTGACCACGGTGTTCGGCTCGGCCAGCAGGGACGAGGCGAAGAAGCAACTGCCGAAGTTCCTCGCCCACGGATCGGCAGAGCAGAAGGCCGAGTTCGGCAAGACACACCAGTTGCCCGCGCCATGGGGGCACGAGGTGCTCGCGCACGGCATCTCGACGGCTTTCATCCCGGCCGCCGCGATGGCCGTACTCGCCCTGGTCACCGCCTGGTTGGTGATCCGGGTCCGCAAGAGCGATCTCGACGCCCTCGCGGGCACGGCGGGTCCGGGGATCGGCTGA